The Allorhodopirellula heiligendammensis genome includes a window with the following:
- a CDS encoding FG-GAP repeat domain-containing protein, producing the protein MNSFFLSSPIHAATMTVSVLCALIGGCQRSESVSSRSVVAAPTSVNAITEFCSDCHSFPNPASFDKERWQEEVEQGIRIYRQSGRTDLVIPDLDAAVEFFRVDAPDRIVIPMPARVASERFAEQQILWPGDNKPASISSIRVLSGERERPRFLLSDMWTGALTLAEATEQEFQVTGLGDVSHPAHIEPVDWDGDEFQDYLVADLGTLNPQSEHQGSVWLLRGQANGAPQRHALKLGLSRVADARALDCNGDGELDLLVGDFGLHFVGSIYLATHAGTSEGVPQFDWRVIDSRPGTISLQPIDFDQDGLMDFFALVAQHHESVELHRNLGDGTFEKRVVFHAEDPASGSSGIELVDFDKDGDIDVLYTNGDTFDDGLAKPNHGIKWLENEGSFPFTVHQVAAMPGCYRAVSGDIDGDGDTDIAAVAYLAAEEVAKYPVDTFDGVAWFEQQDDGSFLRHSLRKNVCEAATCVLIDWDVDGDLDLLVPPSTSDHQPQAALRLYVNQE; encoded by the coding sequence GTGAATAGTTTTTTTCTCTCCTCACCGATCCACGCGGCTACCATGACGGTTTCCGTTCTGTGCGCGCTGATCGGGGGATGTCAGCGCAGCGAGTCGGTGTCGTCCCGGTCAGTAGTTGCCGCACCGACGAGCGTCAATGCGATCACTGAGTTCTGCTCGGATTGTCATTCATTCCCCAATCCGGCGAGTTTCGACAAAGAACGTTGGCAAGAGGAAGTCGAGCAGGGCATCCGCATTTATCGGCAATCCGGCCGAACTGATCTGGTGATTCCCGATCTCGACGCGGCCGTCGAATTCTTTCGGGTCGATGCACCAGACCGAATTGTCATCCCGATGCCCGCACGCGTCGCCAGCGAACGGTTTGCCGAACAACAGATATTGTGGCCTGGTGACAACAAACCAGCATCGATCTCAAGTATCCGCGTGCTCAGCGGCGAGCGTGAGCGTCCTCGATTCTTGCTGTCTGACATGTGGACCGGCGCATTAACATTGGCCGAGGCGACCGAGCAAGAATTCCAGGTTACCGGACTCGGCGATGTTTCGCATCCTGCTCACATCGAACCTGTGGACTGGGACGGTGACGAATTTCAAGATTACCTGGTCGCCGACCTGGGGACGCTCAACCCGCAGTCAGAACACCAGGGCAGCGTGTGGTTGCTGCGTGGCCAAGCCAATGGGGCACCGCAGCGACATGCGTTGAAGTTGGGGTTGTCGCGTGTTGCCGACGCGCGAGCTCTCGACTGTAACGGTGATGGCGAGCTCGATCTGCTCGTTGGTGATTTTGGGCTGCATTTTGTCGGTTCGATCTATTTGGCGACGCATGCAGGAACCAGCGAGGGCGTTCCTCAATTCGATTGGCGAGTGATCGATTCGCGACCTGGCACGATCTCGTTGCAACCGATCGATTTTGACCAAGATGGTCTGATGGATTTTTTCGCGCTCGTTGCCCAGCACCACGAGTCGGTTGAATTGCATCGAAACTTGGGTGATGGGACTTTTGAAAAGCGAGTTGTCTTTCATGCAGAAGATCCTGCATCGGGATCGAGCGGTATCGAACTCGTTGATTTTGACAAGGACGGTGACATTGATGTGCTGTACACCAACGGCGATACGTTTGACGATGGTCTGGCCAAGCCCAACCATGGAATCAAGTGGCTCGAAAACGAGGGCTCGTTTCCTTTTACCGTTCACCAGGTGGCTGCGATGCCAGGTTGCTATCGCGCCGTCAGCGGTGATATTGATGGCGACGGAGATACCGATATCGCGGCGGTCGCATATTTAGCAGCGGAGGAGGTCGCGAAGTACCCCGTCGACACCTTTGACGGTGTCGCGTGGTTCGAACAGCAGGACGACGGCAGTTTCCTCCGGCACTCCCTCCGTAAAAACGTCTGCGAGGCCGCAACCTGCGTGTTGATTGACTGGGACGTTGACGGTGACCTCGATTTACTCGTTCCGCCGAGCACCTCCGATCATCAACCACAGGCTGCACTGCGACTGTATGTGAATCAAGAATGA
- a CDS encoding tetratricopeptide repeat protein — MSARQRPKPSRRKSAAPRHGTSDNPTSIRVPADVPSDETAESVHSGAARKGHVRLIGMSLVLLALVGIGVYWGVPTYWVYRGEVALKAGRYAEADRNFELAESWPAQRDSAILGRVRVARFSGEPTRAIALLTTARSRGVASDQLEFERTLLEIQCGGNDAGIDEAPALLVRFPERGSEIMEAVINRDIRQGQNERALHHVNEWIEAASENPRAIAYKAELLATAGDMDAAEKLFRTAIRQDPALRRARHGLAKLMKYVGKYQEAVEQFDIEIANEPDNITLRLLRCDALLQMQRSDEAIEGLRDVLELDELNFPARHSLASQLAKRGEHAQVIEVLTPLMNRFADDASLNYLLASAYSEQGDAERADQHMQKHLDGRKRLDELAMITKSLSDGEPDQDALLMIARDYMKYQWDVAEPWIVRAIQNSPDTPDAFLVMADFQRKKGDLEQASQYVQAARQVGGQASRK; from the coding sequence ATGAGTGCACGACAACGCCCCAAACCATCCCGACGCAAGTCGGCGGCACCGCGCCACGGAACTTCCGACAACCCCACGAGTATTCGTGTCCCAGCGGATGTGCCAAGCGACGAGACTGCGGAATCCGTGCATAGCGGCGCGGCCCGCAAGGGACATGTACGGCTGATTGGGATGTCGTTGGTGTTGTTGGCTCTAGTTGGAATCGGAGTGTACTGGGGGGTGCCGACGTACTGGGTCTACCGCGGCGAAGTCGCATTGAAAGCGGGGCGGTACGCGGAGGCAGACCGAAACTTTGAACTGGCCGAGTCATGGCCTGCACAGCGAGATAGTGCCATCTTGGGGCGGGTTCGCGTCGCTCGTTTTTCAGGGGAGCCCACCCGGGCGATCGCGCTGTTGACGACCGCGCGTTCCCGCGGGGTCGCATCGGATCAATTGGAGTTTGAGCGCACTTTGCTTGAGATTCAGTGTGGAGGAAATGACGCCGGCATTGATGAAGCCCCTGCGTTGTTGGTTCGATTTCCTGAGCGTGGCTCGGAGATCATGGAAGCGGTCATCAATCGCGATATCCGACAAGGGCAAAACGAGCGGGCTCTCCATCATGTCAACGAGTGGATCGAGGCAGCGTCGGAGAACCCTCGAGCGATTGCCTACAAGGCAGAGTTACTCGCCACCGCGGGGGACATGGACGCAGCGGAGAAATTGTTTCGAACCGCGATCCGGCAGGATCCCGCCCTGCGACGGGCCCGTCATGGTCTTGCTAAGTTGATGAAGTATGTGGGCAAGTATCAGGAGGCTGTTGAACAGTTCGATATCGAAATCGCAAATGAACCCGACAACATAACCCTGCGGTTGCTGCGCTGTGATGCCCTCCTACAAATGCAACGCAGTGACGAGGCAATCGAGGGTTTACGCGATGTGCTCGAGCTCGACGAGCTGAATTTCCCCGCTCGCCACTCGCTCGCATCGCAGCTTGCCAAACGCGGCGAGCATGCGCAGGTCATCGAGGTGCTCACCCCACTAATGAACAGGTTCGCTGACGATGCCTCGCTCAATTACCTGCTCGCGTCGGCGTATTCCGAACAGGGCGATGCTGAGCGTGCCGATCAGCATATGCAGAAGCACTTAGACGGTCGCAAACGGCTCGATGAACTCGCGATGATCACGAAATCGCTGTCCGATGGAGAGCCCGATCAAGACGCCCTCTTGATGATTGCCAGAGACTATATGAAGTATCAGTGGGACGTTGCTGAGCCTTGGATTGTCCGAGCGATCCAGAATTCGCCCGATACTCCGGATGCTTTTCTGGTGATGGCGGATTTTCAGCGTAAGAAAGGCGATCTCGAACAAGCCAGCCAATACGTTCAGGCGGCTCGTCAGGTAGGCGGCCAAGCATCGCGGAAATGA
- a CDS encoding PVC-type heme-binding CxxCH protein — MPHSRPAWRSPTGMPIKRLSHTALKITAAITLAVSGFASADERPKPSQPKPAQSQSDHPSLQYDRWSGSINVPDPVAISVDHRGRVFVTQTRRRKIQDLDIRENRDWIANDIGLQSIEDKKSFYHSRLAIGGDQAVQSKHVTDVNGDGEHDWRDLTVIGEVIYRLSDENGDGKADEIVVFDDDFKTEVTGIAAGVMAWGDDVYATIAPDLWRLTDINDDGVADTREVIATGFGLHIAYAGHDMHGLTMGPDGKMYWSIGDKGINVTSQSGRHYFYPNQGGVMRCNPDGTDFEVFAHGLRNVQEIAFDQYGNLFGVDNDADQQDEHERFVAIVDGMDAGWRSHYQFRGDKYNPWTNENLWRLPGDEHPAYIVPPIEHYVDGPAGFKFNPGTALGPAYENYFFLTSAPNGNQYAFQVEPVGDSFRMLNDHLIGKGPAIVGLAFGPDGALYGADWDGGYPLDQKGAVIRIDVEKSMRHPLRQQVAATLAKGVDESSIADLTDQLSHPDMRIRQAAQFELANRGNTEVFQTILKADDSSTLAKLHAVWGLGQLSRAGNQSVNRSIQAALKDASAHVRGQAAKTWGESNTNDGSALIPLLSDDDLHVRVNAALALARHPSPHAAGELLEAASNLSVDQHYLRHAIVAALAACASSPDLVAKQSSDNEMQRLCCVLALRRQASPAVAEYLDDPSDWVATAAARAIHDDLSIAEAMPALAAALSTDASHSEAFWRRSINANYRLGTAECFDRVLAFASRTNARAEVRIDACNAVANWLQPPVLDRVEGRRRDLPNDHRAIDAPTAEKELASLASGGDPRVQSASIAAATKLGIKLSTQALRGIFHTESLDTSLRIESLRSLVASADDDAAGLCLEAVASPDQPLQLEGVKLLANHFPNQAFRAIKQSFEQTKFLRVRQTCIRAAGTLGQADSDAWLTRLADLAIAGELESELSLDVFESLQQALLIHEDRSADASPIARSTMQLQELAAARSKDNPENAKYAFSRDGGDAENGKRIFNTNVAAQCVRCHRIGKEGSDIGPELTKIATQRDADYLLRAIVSPSEDIEPKYKTTAFVLDSGAVLSGVIQSESDDEIIVADAAGKLIKIDPDEIEDQVEQKVSLMPQMQAVLSAGQVRDLVAYLRTLKQGK; from the coding sequence ATGCCCCACTCCCGTCCCGCTTGGCGCTCCCCGACTGGGATGCCCATCAAACGCCTGTCGCACACGGCACTGAAGATTACCGCAGCGATCACGCTCGCTGTCTCGGGTTTCGCATCCGCCGATGAACGGCCCAAACCCAGCCAGCCCAAACCAGCCCAATCTCAATCAGACCACCCCAGCTTGCAATACGATCGCTGGAGCGGCTCGATAAACGTGCCTGACCCCGTCGCGATCAGCGTGGACCATCGCGGCCGAGTTTTCGTCACTCAGACCCGGCGTCGAAAAATTCAGGATCTCGATATCCGCGAAAACCGTGACTGGATAGCCAACGACATCGGCCTGCAAAGCATCGAGGACAAAAAGTCTTTCTACCACTCCCGACTAGCCATCGGAGGCGACCAAGCCGTCCAGTCCAAGCATGTGACGGATGTCAACGGCGATGGCGAGCATGACTGGCGAGATCTCACGGTCATCGGTGAGGTGATCTATCGTCTCAGTGATGAGAACGGCGATGGGAAAGCCGACGAGATTGTCGTGTTCGATGACGATTTCAAAACCGAGGTCACCGGCATCGCTGCTGGGGTGATGGCATGGGGCGATGACGTGTACGCGACCATCGCACCGGACCTGTGGCGTTTGACGGACATCAATGATGATGGCGTTGCTGATACCCGCGAGGTGATTGCCACCGGCTTTGGTCTGCACATTGCCTATGCCGGCCACGACATGCACGGGCTCACCATGGGCCCCGACGGGAAGATGTACTGGTCCATCGGCGACAAAGGCATCAACGTCACCAGCCAATCAGGACGACATTATTTTTATCCTAACCAGGGCGGCGTCATGCGCTGCAATCCGGATGGCACCGACTTTGAAGTCTTCGCCCATGGACTGCGCAACGTGCAAGAAATCGCATTTGATCAATACGGCAATCTGTTCGGCGTCGACAACGATGCCGACCAACAAGACGAGCATGAAAGATTCGTTGCGATCGTCGATGGGATGGACGCGGGATGGAGGTCTCACTACCAATTCCGCGGCGATAAATACAACCCATGGACGAATGAGAACCTGTGGCGACTGCCTGGTGACGAGCACCCCGCTTACATTGTCCCTCCGATTGAACATTACGTCGACGGACCCGCCGGGTTTAAGTTCAACCCAGGCACAGCGTTGGGGCCCGCGTACGAAAACTATTTTTTCCTGACGTCGGCGCCCAACGGAAATCAATATGCCTTCCAAGTCGAACCCGTTGGTGACTCATTCCGAATGCTGAATGATCATCTCATTGGTAAAGGCCCTGCGATCGTGGGCCTCGCGTTCGGCCCCGATGGGGCACTCTACGGAGCGGACTGGGACGGCGGCTACCCTCTCGACCAAAAAGGGGCCGTCATTCGGATTGATGTTGAAAAATCCATGCGTCATCCGTTGCGGCAACAGGTCGCAGCAACTTTGGCCAAAGGAGTGGACGAAAGTTCGATCGCAGACCTGACAGATCAACTCTCCCATCCCGATATGCGAATCCGCCAAGCGGCGCAGTTTGAATTAGCAAACCGTGGCAACACGGAGGTCTTCCAAACCATCTTGAAAGCAGACGACTCGAGCACCCTAGCCAAGCTGCATGCCGTCTGGGGTCTGGGGCAACTTTCCCGCGCGGGCAACCAATCAGTGAACAGGAGCATTCAAGCCGCCCTCAAAGATGCATCCGCGCACGTTCGTGGGCAAGCGGCCAAGACTTGGGGAGAATCAAACACCAATGATGGCAGCGCCTTGATCCCGCTTCTGAGCGACGATGATTTGCATGTCCGCGTCAATGCTGCCTTGGCACTCGCCCGACACCCCAGCCCCCACGCGGCAGGCGAGCTGCTGGAAGCGGCCAGCAATCTGTCCGTGGATCAGCACTACCTCCGACACGCCATCGTCGCTGCGTTGGCAGCCTGCGCGTCCAGCCCAGACCTAGTGGCGAAGCAGAGTAGTGACAATGAAATGCAACGACTCTGCTGCGTGCTCGCTTTGCGCCGCCAAGCCAGTCCGGCCGTCGCGGAGTACTTGGATGATCCATCCGACTGGGTCGCAACCGCTGCGGCGCGAGCCATCCACGACGACCTGTCGATCGCAGAGGCGATGCCAGCTCTCGCCGCAGCGCTTTCCACAGACGCCTCCCACAGCGAGGCGTTTTGGCGACGCAGCATCAATGCGAACTACCGACTCGGTACCGCCGAGTGCTTCGATCGCGTTCTGGCGTTCGCATCACGAACGAACGCCCGTGCCGAAGTTCGAATCGATGCTTGCAACGCTGTTGCCAATTGGCTGCAGCCCCCCGTGCTCGACCGTGTCGAAGGTCGCCGGCGAGATCTCCCCAACGACCATCGGGCGATCGACGCTCCCACCGCCGAAAAGGAGCTTGCCTCGCTTGCCAGCGGCGGCGATCCACGCGTGCAATCAGCCAGCATCGCGGCGGCCACCAAACTTGGGATTAAGCTATCAACCCAAGCCTTGCGGGGGATCTTCCATACTGAATCACTCGACACTTCGCTCCGCATCGAATCATTGCGCTCGCTCGTGGCATCCGCAGACGATGATGCCGCCGGACTTTGCCTGGAGGCGGTGGCTTCACCTGATCAACCACTCCAGCTCGAAGGGGTAAAACTGCTTGCGAATCACTTTCCCAACCAAGCATTTCGCGCGATCAAGCAATCGTTTGAGCAAACCAAATTTCTGCGTGTGCGCCAGACCTGCATCCGCGCTGCCGGAACGCTCGGCCAAGCCGACAGTGATGCTTGGCTCACTCGACTAGCTGACCTGGCGATCGCCGGTGAACTGGAGTCCGAGCTCTCCCTGGATGTCTTCGAGTCGCTGCAGCAGGCCTTGTTAATACACGAGGACCGCAGTGCAGATGCCAGCCCCATCGCACGAAGCACGATGCAACTGCAGGAGCTGGCGGCTGCCCGCTCAAAAGACAATCCAGAGAATGCCAAGTATGCATTCTCGCGAGACGGCGGCGACGCTGAGAATGGCAAACGAATCTTCAATACCAACGTCGCTGCCCAATGCGTACGCTGCCATCGGATCGGCAAAGAAGGAAGCGATATCGGTCCCGAGCTAACGAAAATCGCAACCCAGCGGGACGCGGACTATCTCTTACGCGCGATCGTCTCTCCAAGCGAGGACATCGAACCAAAGTACAAGACAACCGCTTTTGTGCTCGACTCGGGAGCTGTCCTCAGCGGTGTGATTCAGTCCGAAAGTGACGACGAAATTATCGTCGCCGACGCTGCAGGCAAGCTGATCAAGATTGACCCTGACGAGATCGAAGACCAGGTCGAGCAAAAAGTATCCCTGATGCCTCAGATGCAAGCGGTGCTCTCAGCCGGTCAGGTCCGTGATCTGGTCGCCTACCTGCGTACTCTCAAACAGGGCAAGTGA
- a CDS encoding cold-shock protein, with product MAEGTIKRVTDKGFGFIDTGSSKDLFFHSSSLQGVNFDDLREGQRVTYTEGRGPKGPCAENVSLAE from the coding sequence ATGGCAGAGGGTACGATCAAACGAGTCACCGACAAGGGATTTGGATTCATCGACACTGGAAGCAGCAAAGACTTGTTTTTTCACTCGTCAAGTCTTCAAGGGGTTAATTTCGATGACCTCCGCGAAGGCCAACGAGTGACCTACACCGAAGGCCGGGGCCCCAAGGGTCCTTGCGCTGAGAACGTCTCACTCGCTGAGTAG
- a CDS encoding aminoglycoside phosphotransferase family protein, which produces MFTPEQRLSVLTHWSATLESSTIAPVTADPVMPPAHFRTTPIGSGFSGGAVFRVDVAAETRSPGRAEPPPSWALKAWSPATSTPQIMRIAAIVQAAARHCNLLAPPLIRADVDAAQLHAYGRVWELARWIPGAALPAETSAQAVAAGGEAIARVHAAMNRADCDLAGLARSAAPGVPRCLTDRIRRLQQLSPLIDQITAVIPAQDELANQLTCQLTSEELHDPASVLRCRELAKRLAQCVGWLSREWAVISPQLIERLRQHVCDSQHLTSSWVIRDCHREHVLFNDRGLVEGILDYDAIDLDSPAADLARWAGDFDAAPSITRGAASEPGSPLAAAVAGYRRIRPFSQCECELAQTLIEVNRVGSLANWLVWLIAENRQFAASAQQIQGRISHLIASDCRIC; this is translated from the coding sequence ATGTTCACGCCCGAGCAACGACTGTCGGTACTGACCCACTGGTCAGCCACATTGGAAAGTTCGACGATTGCGCCGGTGACGGCCGATCCAGTGATGCCTCCCGCGCACTTTCGCACGACTCCGATTGGGTCAGGATTCAGTGGCGGGGCAGTTTTCCGCGTGGATGTGGCCGCGGAGACTCGTTCGCCGGGACGAGCCGAACCTCCCCCCTCGTGGGCCCTGAAAGCGTGGTCGCCGGCGACATCGACACCGCAAATTATGCGGATTGCTGCGATTGTCCAAGCGGCCGCACGCCATTGTAACCTGCTGGCACCGCCGCTCATCCGTGCCGACGTCGACGCCGCGCAATTGCACGCCTATGGCCGCGTTTGGGAGCTGGCGCGTTGGATTCCAGGCGCGGCGCTGCCCGCTGAGACATCGGCACAGGCAGTCGCCGCTGGAGGCGAAGCGATCGCCCGTGTTCACGCTGCGATGAATCGAGCAGATTGCGATCTTGCGGGGTTGGCACGCTCGGCGGCGCCAGGTGTGCCCCGTTGCCTCACGGATCGCATCAGGCGGCTGCAACAGCTCTCACCGCTGATTGACCAAATCACTGCCGTCATCCCCGCTCAGGACGAACTGGCTAATCAATTGACTTGCCAGTTGACCTCTGAGGAGCTGCACGATCCAGCTTCAGTATTGCGTTGTCGCGAGCTCGCCAAACGATTGGCGCAGTGTGTGGGTTGGCTTTCTCGGGAGTGGGCCGTGATCAGTCCACAGCTAATCGAACGACTGCGGCAGCATGTCTGTGATTCGCAGCACCTGACATCGTCTTGGGTAATCCGTGATTGCCATCGCGAGCACGTGTTGTTCAACGACCGAGGGCTGGTGGAAGGAATTCTAGACTACGACGCGATTGATTTGGATTCGCCGGCCGCCGACTTGGCTCGCTGGGCGGGGGATTTTGACGCCGCACCGTCAATCACCCGGGGGGCCGCGTCGGAGCCTGGCTCACCGCTCGCTGCGGCGGTGGCGGGGTATCGTCGGATTCGACCATTTTCTCAATGCGAGTGCGAGCTAGCTCAGACGCTGATCGAAGTCAATCGCGTCGGCAGTCTGGCCAATTGGCTAGTCTGGCTGATTGCGGAGAATAGGCAGTTTGCCGCGAGTGCTCAGCAGATCCAGGGCCGGATTTCTCATTTAATCGCTTCGGATTGCCGAATCTGTTAG
- a CDS encoding protein-disulfide reductase DsbD family protein: MTTLQMTRSNVKQMAPTLGSQRRCQPRDNRSRLLVGGCGRTITMAAVFALLVMAVGPMVSSVRADVGDTTGLFPSLSLGRYGQADPSGLGQQEPAVVKASFYAVADQPQLVVVQVDVALESPWHIYSLTQPKGGPLPTKMSIVSDDVLQIVGEWRADAKPKKSISEEFGGITVEEHEDEVKFFAVAKIQQADQTAESLPEIKVEISALTCMTGGACQPLDETLTASYAGLAPPALAKSAMVGIEAKGAADTELSADAGTSANSEQVDTSAIPLFQDEDYAIRWRAYVTPASLRPGQQGKLVFTALPEGEYHTYPGVVGDDPMSTNFAVEDKAGLKIAAPKTDAEIIKEELVPGLVNQYHDGDVTWTMPIEIPADAKPGKKTIRGAIGYQACTASSCLVPKAVRFEAVVNVVAGDPAESTGGAQAAAMTLTSAKFGDVKKLAGNTQWVDKITPAAAISSVPKPPAAAGGNASDDATVAPLVMEDSSGTSMTLPVLLGFALLGGFILNFMPCVLPVVGLKVMSFVQQAGSDRRRAFLLNFSYAAGIMAIFVLLAVLMVVFSMAWGEMFTHPEVRIALIVLMFAMALSYFGVWELPAPGMASSKGAQELQQREGYTGAFFKGMFATVLSTPCSGPFLGGIFALIGGKLPPLQSTIVILVVGLGMSVPYVIMGIWPKMMSWLPKPGPWMETFKEFLAFLFLATVAFFFYTFDDADKMWVFAALMGVWFGCWIIGKTPSWQTAQRRLIAWVSGIGVAVAISLLAFTYLGPAAPDQQTKQELLAWEPYDEVRLQELHAEGKTVLVDFSAKWCLSCLVNLGVAIDTQPTADLVEELGVVTMYADWTDRSPEIKAKLDELQSKSIPLLAIYPGSDPSRPILLRDLVTQQNVLNALRQAGPSQSGPLVTHKPEVPKTLVTR; the protein is encoded by the coding sequence ATGACGACTCTGCAAATGACCCGGTCGAATGTGAAACAAATGGCACCGACCCTCGGCTCACAGCGGCGGTGTCAACCGCGCGATAATCGTTCGCGGCTCCTGGTCGGTGGGTGCGGCCGAACGATCACGATGGCGGCTGTGTTTGCGCTGTTGGTCATGGCGGTAGGGCCAATGGTGTCATCGGTACGCGCCGACGTTGGTGACACCACGGGACTGTTCCCCTCGCTGTCATTGGGACGCTACGGCCAAGCGGATCCGAGTGGGTTGGGCCAGCAGGAGCCCGCTGTCGTCAAGGCGTCCTTCTATGCAGTCGCCGATCAGCCGCAACTGGTTGTCGTTCAGGTCGATGTTGCCCTGGAATCACCATGGCACATCTATTCTCTGACGCAGCCTAAAGGCGGACCCCTGCCAACGAAAATGAGTATCGTCAGTGACGATGTGTTGCAGATCGTGGGCGAGTGGCGTGCCGATGCGAAGCCGAAGAAGAGCATTTCTGAAGAGTTCGGTGGTATCACGGTTGAGGAACATGAAGACGAAGTCAAGTTCTTTGCCGTGGCAAAGATCCAGCAGGCTGATCAGACGGCCGAGTCTCTGCCGGAGATCAAGGTCGAAATCAGTGCCCTGACATGCATGACCGGCGGTGCCTGCCAACCGCTCGATGAAACACTGACAGCCAGTTACGCCGGTCTAGCCCCTCCCGCGCTAGCGAAGTCCGCGATGGTGGGGATCGAAGCAAAGGGAGCTGCGGACACCGAGTTGTCGGCGGACGCGGGGACCTCGGCGAACAGCGAGCAAGTCGACACGTCAGCGATTCCGCTCTTTCAGGACGAAGACTACGCAATCCGGTGGCGAGCGTATGTGACACCCGCGTCGTTGCGACCCGGACAGCAAGGCAAGCTCGTTTTCACGGCTCTGCCTGAGGGCGAGTACCACACATATCCTGGGGTTGTTGGTGACGACCCGATGTCGACGAACTTTGCCGTCGAAGATAAAGCGGGTTTGAAGATTGCTGCTCCGAAAACGGATGCGGAGATCATCAAAGAGGAGCTCGTTCCTGGGCTCGTCAATCAATATCACGACGGTGATGTGACGTGGACCATGCCGATCGAAATTCCTGCGGACGCGAAACCTGGCAAGAAAACCATTCGAGGCGCTATCGGCTATCAAGCCTGCACGGCCTCGAGTTGCTTGGTGCCAAAGGCGGTTCGCTTCGAGGCCGTTGTCAATGTCGTAGCAGGCGATCCAGCCGAGAGTACCGGTGGCGCGCAGGCCGCTGCGATGACACTGACCTCTGCGAAGTTCGGCGATGTCAAAAAGCTGGCGGGCAACACGCAATGGGTGGACAAAATCACTCCCGCAGCGGCGATTTCGAGCGTGCCGAAACCGCCCGCAGCAGCCGGTGGAAATGCGTCGGATGATGCGACCGTCGCGCCGCTGGTGATGGAAGATTCCTCGGGTACATCGATGACGCTACCGGTGCTACTGGGGTTTGCATTGCTGGGCGGGTTCATCTTGAACTTCATGCCCTGCGTGCTGCCGGTTGTCGGTCTGAAGGTGATGAGTTTTGTCCAGCAGGCAGGCTCAGATCGTCGGCGAGCGTTTTTGCTGAACTTCTCTTATGCCGCTGGCATCATGGCAATCTTTGTGTTGCTCGCCGTGCTGATGGTTGTGTTTTCGATGGCCTGGGGCGAGATGTTCACGCACCCCGAAGTCCGCATTGCGTTGATCGTGTTGATGTTCGCGATGGCATTAAGTTACTTCGGTGTGTGGGAGCTACCTGCTCCTGGAATGGCCTCGAGCAAAGGAGCTCAGGAACTGCAGCAACGTGAAGGCTACACCGGTGCATTCTTCAAAGGCATGTTCGCTACCGTGTTATCGACACCCTGCAGTGGTCCATTCCTCGGTGGCATTTTCGCATTGATCGGCGGCAAGCTACCACCGCTGCAATCGACGATTGTGATTCTTGTCGTAGGTCTAGGGATGTCCGTTCCCTACGTGATCATGGGGATTTGGCCCAAGATGATGTCTTGGCTACCCAAGCCCGGACCGTGGATGGAAACGTTCAAAGAGTTCTTGGCATTTTTGTTTTTGGCTACCGTTGCGTTCTTCTTTTACACCTTCGATGACGCAGATAAAATGTGGGTCTTCGCGGCCTTGATGGGCGTTTGGTTCGGTTGCTGGATCATTGGTAAAACGCCGTCGTGGCAAACTGCCCAACGTCGCCTGATCGCGTGGGTCTCCGGAATCGGGGTGGCCGTGGCGATCTCCCTTCTGGCGTTCACGTATCTCGGTCCCGCCGCTCCAGATCAGCAGACGAAGCAGGAATTGCTCGCTTGGGAGCCGTACGATGAAGTGCGTCTGCAAGAACTGCATGCCGAGGGCAAGACGGTGCTGGTCGATTTTTCTGCCAAGTGGTGCCTTAGCTGTTTGGTGAACCTCGGGGTGGCGATCGACACGCAGCCAACAGCCGACCTGGTGGAGGAACTCGGTGTGGTGACAATGTATGCTGACTGGACCGATCGGAGTCCTGAGATCAAGGCCAAACTCGATGAGTTACAGAGCAAGTCGATTCCGCTGCTGGCGATCTATCCGGGCAGTGACCCGAGTCGCCCCATCTTGCTACGCGATCTCGTCACGCAGCAAAACGTACTTAACGCCTTGCGACAGGCCGGCCCGAGCCAATCGGGACCCCTGGTGACGCACAAGCCGGAAGTGCCCAAGACGCTCGTCACGCGGTGA